One Synechococcus sp. PROS-9-1 DNA window includes the following coding sequences:
- the stpA gene encoding glucosylglycerol 3-phosphatase produces the protein MAPLSLDALRDEMRAETDLLIVQDLDGVCMPLVKDPLTRTLRADYVEAAAGMQNRFSVLTNGEHEGRRGVNRLVEKALGDNQKAQREGLYLPGLAAGGVQFQDRFGVVSHPGVSNEEMNFLESVPQRMGDLLRIKLSQVLPELQGQELEEELKLAILDTQVSPTINLNSLFSRIKGDIARQKQLQLMLSDLMDSLMSAAGAAGLPTSFFLHVAPNLGHDDSGQERIKPAEPGDVGTTDIQFMLKGAIKEVGLLVLINRHIAQKTGTAPLGDTFNVRTAPHNHQDLLDLCHQHIEREAIPMLVGVGDTVTSTPCPLGDGWLRGGSDRGFLTLLQQLGASYNRPARVVLVDSSHGEVDRPNLSDSKLSGISDPDDPLRFDCLVKGGPEEYVEWFKTLPH, from the coding sequence ATGGCACCACTAAGCCTTGATGCACTCCGCGACGAAATGAGGGCGGAGACAGACTTACTGATCGTGCAAGACCTCGACGGAGTTTGCATGCCCCTCGTTAAGGATCCGCTCACACGCACTCTTCGCGCTGACTATGTAGAAGCTGCAGCAGGCATGCAAAACCGGTTCAGCGTGCTGACTAACGGAGAACACGAGGGCCGCCGTGGTGTGAACCGACTCGTTGAAAAAGCTTTAGGCGACAACCAGAAGGCACAACGCGAGGGCCTCTACTTACCAGGGCTTGCCGCCGGAGGCGTTCAATTTCAAGACCGATTTGGGGTCGTCTCACACCCTGGAGTGAGCAATGAGGAAATGAACTTCCTGGAATCCGTGCCTCAACGGATGGGGGATCTGTTGCGCATAAAACTGAGTCAAGTCTTGCCAGAGTTGCAGGGCCAAGAACTCGAGGAAGAACTCAAGCTCGCGATTCTTGATACCCAGGTCTCTCCAACCATCAACCTAAACAGTCTGTTCAGCAGAATCAAAGGTGATATAGCGCGGCAGAAACAGCTGCAGTTGATGTTGTCAGATTTGATGGATTCCCTGATGTCAGCTGCAGGAGCGGCTGGCCTACCCACGTCATTTTTCCTTCACGTCGCTCCAAACCTGGGACATGATGACTCTGGTCAGGAAAGAATCAAACCGGCAGAACCTGGGGATGTTGGAACCACTGACATCCAATTCATGCTGAAGGGAGCCATTAAAGAAGTGGGTTTGCTGGTGCTCATCAATCGTCACATCGCTCAAAAGACAGGAACAGCTCCGCTCGGTGACACGTTCAATGTGCGCACTGCGCCCCATAACCATCAAGACCTTCTGGATCTTTGTCATCAGCACATTGAACGGGAGGCCATTCCCATGCTGGTTGGAGTTGGTGACACCGTGACGTCCACGCCCTGTCCGTTGGGTGATGGTTGGCTGCGAGGAGGAAGTGACAGAGGATTTCTGACCCTTCTTCAACAACTAGGCGCAAGCTATAACCGCCCAGCCCGTGTTGTTCTTGTTGATAGCAGCCATGGAGAAGTCGATCGCCCCAATTTGAGCGACAGCAAGCTGTCAGGTATCAGCGATCCAGACGACCCACTGCGTTTTGACTGCCTCGTGAAGGGAGGTCC
- a CDS encoding AAA family ATPase yields MRLIRSEFASVRRHQDLVLDFAPGLTVIGGANESGKSSLVEALHRTLFVRAASSGTAAQDLRSQLHAGHPQIKLEFETSEQHWTLLKRFSGPSGTTQLQAKGQVALIGSAAEDQLAHLLGVDEILNSRQVNKTLPSRWAHLWVKQGESGRDLLSLSHEHYDLNNLIECLEQQAEQSLQSPLDQRVHTQLERLVSESLSTRGVRQQSELWKRQEALKTAKAHHTESLEQLRGFELSCEELDRVEAKLHNLELEKLPELRRQRQRLLQLQEALQKLKPLTLQQQQLEKSCATLRKLLADSTACEHNLARLERELKEFETTYNAASQQIKEAQQRTAELEQQRQALEEQGLLLRQRKDRDELKQRLERLSRQVEQRQRLTEQQQQINTAFNKIEGGTAQELQQLKKTQEELRAVAIRIESMASTVLVEATDQTVSVEGSHLNEGESCDQAGVFRIDVGEHVRLKISPGEGTGLASLEDTQKALQIALKAGLKLWKASSLEEAQQRSEQRKLLLQQQELLKAQLTQLIPPSGQKAPNLEELRFQLDALNQGLPSSDLKPDSDHEKELEQCRIRYRTLKDESETHQKQVRQLEIQHDTQQKQWQQKRLQHERLKAEKEQCFKQHQSLEQEVGSQQQLTQSIETSSSQQEILKAHIGALRRSTSSQVNGDPKVELETLDRLEHQLTEQRQELGIQRGALLERCDSLGQSDLHSAVAEASAKLELATQAEQQEALLVRARSHLLQRFQQARSDLSQRYSTPLKHNINQVLQPLLRNPADSCSLSYDTQDGLQQLGLQREGTLFSFDQLSGGMKEQLNAALRIAIADTLKERHGGCLPLVFDDAFTNTDAQRLKGVLEMLQQAVSRGLQVIVLSCDPDPYKCVANKLIMID; encoded by the coding sequence ATGCGGCTGATTCGCAGTGAGTTCGCCAGCGTTCGCCGCCATCAAGACCTAGTTCTGGACTTTGCTCCAGGGCTAACGGTCATTGGTGGAGCCAATGAAAGCGGCAAAAGTTCCTTGGTTGAGGCTCTGCATCGAACACTTTTTGTGCGTGCTGCATCCAGTGGGACAGCAGCGCAGGATCTGCGTTCCCAACTCCATGCCGGCCATCCCCAAATCAAGCTGGAATTTGAAACAAGCGAACAGCATTGGACCCTTCTCAAACGCTTCAGCGGTCCCAGTGGCACCACCCAATTGCAAGCCAAGGGGCAGGTGGCCCTGATTGGATCGGCCGCTGAGGATCAATTAGCCCACCTGCTCGGTGTTGACGAGATTCTCAACAGCCGGCAGGTGAATAAAACATTGCCCAGCCGCTGGGCCCATCTTTGGGTGAAGCAGGGTGAATCGGGTCGCGACTTGCTGAGCCTCAGCCATGAGCACTACGACCTCAACAACTTGATCGAATGCTTGGAACAACAGGCCGAGCAATCATTGCAATCGCCATTGGATCAAAGGGTTCACACGCAACTCGAACGCCTGGTGTCTGAAAGCTTGAGCACACGAGGCGTCCGTCAGCAAAGCGAACTTTGGAAGCGTCAAGAGGCTCTTAAAACAGCCAAGGCGCATCACACGGAAAGCCTTGAGCAACTGCGGGGGTTTGAGCTGTCCTGTGAGGAGCTCGATCGGGTTGAAGCGAAGCTGCACAACCTGGAACTCGAGAAGTTACCGGAGCTGCGACGGCAGCGCCAACGTTTGCTTCAGCTGCAAGAAGCGCTTCAAAAATTGAAGCCCCTCACCCTCCAACAACAGCAACTCGAAAAAAGCTGCGCCACTCTTCGCAAGCTGTTGGCTGACAGCACGGCCTGTGAGCACAACCTGGCCCGCTTGGAGCGAGAACTCAAAGAATTTGAGACGACCTACAACGCGGCAAGCCAGCAAATCAAAGAGGCACAGCAACGGACGGCAGAACTCGAACAACAAAGACAGGCCCTGGAAGAACAGGGCCTCTTGCTTAGACAACGAAAGGACCGCGATGAACTGAAGCAGCGCCTAGAAAGACTTAGTCGCCAGGTTGAGCAGCGCCAACGCTTAACCGAACAACAACAACAAATCAACACGGCATTCAACAAGATCGAAGGCGGTACCGCCCAAGAGCTGCAGCAACTCAAGAAAACTCAAGAGGAGCTTCGGGCCGTAGCCATCCGCATCGAAAGCATGGCCTCAACAGTCCTGGTGGAAGCTACAGATCAAACCGTTTCAGTTGAGGGGTCCCATCTAAATGAAGGTGAATCGTGTGATCAAGCAGGTGTCTTCCGCATTGATGTTGGAGAACATGTACGCCTAAAGATCAGCCCCGGTGAAGGTACAGGACTCGCCTCACTCGAGGACACACAAAAGGCCCTTCAAATCGCTTTGAAAGCTGGATTGAAACTGTGGAAAGCAAGCTCCCTTGAGGAAGCTCAACAACGCAGCGAACAACGCAAGCTTCTCCTCCAACAACAAGAGCTCTTAAAAGCCCAACTCACACAACTCATCCCTCCATCAGGACAAAAAGCTCCCAACCTCGAGGAGTTGCGCTTCCAGTTGGATGCACTGAATCAAGGCCTTCCATCCAGTGATCTGAAACCAGATTCTGATCATGAGAAAGAACTGGAACAATGCCGAATTCGCTACCGAACGTTGAAAGACGAGAGCGAAACCCATCAGAAACAAGTCCGGCAGCTTGAAATTCAGCACGATACACAACAGAAACAATGGCAGCAAAAGCGCCTCCAGCATGAGCGGCTTAAAGCAGAGAAAGAGCAATGCTTTAAGCAACATCAATCGCTTGAACAAGAGGTAGGGTCTCAGCAACAACTCACACAATCAATCGAAACATCAAGTTCTCAGCAGGAGATCTTAAAAGCCCATATTGGGGCCCTTCGGAGATCTACCTCATCCCAAGTCAATGGCGATCCAAAAGTAGAATTAGAGACTCTTGATCGCCTGGAACATCAGCTCACCGAGCAACGTCAAGAGCTTGGAATCCAGCGTGGTGCACTCCTAGAACGATGCGACTCACTTGGACAAAGTGATCTGCACTCAGCAGTGGCCGAAGCTTCAGCAAAGCTTGAATTAGCAACACAAGCTGAGCAGCAAGAAGCACTCTTGGTCCGCGCCCGTAGCCATCTACTTCAACGCTTTCAACAAGCTAGAAGTGATCTCTCTCAGCGCTATTCCACCCCCTTGAAACACAACATTAATCAGGTCCTTCAACCCTTATTGAGGAACCCAGCAGACAGCTGTTCTCTTAGTTATGATACACAAGATGGCCTGCAGCAACTAGGGCTACAACGCGAGGGCACTCTATTCTCCTTTGATCAACTCAGCGGTGGAATGAAAGAACAGCTGAATGCAGCCCTACGCATCGCCATTGCTGACACCCTCAAAGAACGGCATGGGGGATGTCTTCCCCTGGTCTTCGACGACGCCTTCACCAACACTGATGCTCAACGCCTCAAGGGAGTATTGGAGATGCTGCAACAAGCCGTTTCAAGAGGACTACAAGTCATTGTTCTGAGTTGTGATCCTGATCCTTACAAATGTGTTGCCAACAAATTAATCATGATTGATTAA
- a CDS encoding DNA repair exonuclease → MPRFLHTADWQIGKPYQWIEDPQKRARLQQERVNAVSRIAATASEQNVDAVMVAGDLFDSSTVAPAVVMEVMEAIASISCPVLVIPGNHDHGGAGGIWQRRDVQRQMRERCPNLQLLLQAEPQVIAGMVLLPCPLLRQRDSRSPADWLESLNWSSLPHDQPRVVLAHGSVQGFGAEGQVNQLHHDRWPEEEVDYIALGDWHALTQLNPRAWYCGTPEPDRFPTSDHDQRSQALLVDVQRKQPPEVTPIATGAMSWHRIETKVSSGADLQRLKDTIESCVRRKVGKDLLRLELSGQLSFQGHQQLQQHLQDLDQQLLHLRIRGMPHRRPEPGEFQTFLQRDDAPLIKGISKDLATELDDNTAPGSEHNDIDRAMLEQAMLELHRIVLEDVEDQEASCG, encoded by the coding sequence GTGCCACGTTTTCTTCACACTGCTGACTGGCAAATCGGCAAGCCATATCAATGGATTGAGGATCCTCAAAAACGCGCCCGTCTTCAGCAAGAACGGGTCAATGCCGTTTCACGTATCGCTGCAACAGCAAGCGAGCAAAACGTGGATGCCGTAATGGTGGCCGGTGATCTGTTCGACTCGAGCACGGTGGCTCCAGCGGTGGTGATGGAGGTGATGGAAGCAATCGCTTCGATCAGCTGCCCTGTGCTGGTCATTCCTGGAAACCATGACCATGGAGGAGCCGGTGGCATCTGGCAACGCCGGGATGTGCAACGTCAGATGCGCGAACGTTGCCCCAATTTGCAGCTCTTGCTTCAAGCAGAGCCTCAGGTCATTGCAGGAATGGTGCTGCTCCCTTGCCCGTTACTGCGCCAAAGAGATAGTCGTAGCCCCGCGGATTGGCTGGAATCCCTGAACTGGAGTTCTTTGCCCCACGATCAGCCCAGGGTCGTACTCGCCCATGGCTCTGTACAAGGCTTTGGTGCAGAAGGACAAGTCAACCAATTGCATCACGATCGATGGCCTGAAGAAGAGGTGGACTACATCGCTCTGGGCGATTGGCATGCTCTGACCCAACTGAACCCGCGCGCTTGGTATTGCGGCACCCCTGAACCCGATCGTTTCCCCACAAGTGATCACGATCAACGCTCACAAGCTCTTCTGGTGGACGTGCAACGGAAACAACCTCCTGAGGTCACTCCGATTGCAACAGGTGCCATGTCGTGGCACAGGATCGAAACCAAGGTGAGTAGTGGGGCTGATCTACAACGCCTCAAAGACACGATTGAATCCTGTGTGAGACGAAAGGTGGGCAAAGATCTTTTGAGACTTGAGCTAAGCGGCCAACTGTCTTTTCAAGGGCACCAACAGTTGCAACAGCACTTGCAAGATTTAGATCAACAACTCCTCCACCTCAGAATCCGCGGGATGCCCCATCGGAGACCGGAGCCAGGAGAATTTCAAACCTTTCTGCAACGCGATGATGCGCCCTTGATCAAGGGCATCAGCAAAGATCTTGCGACTGAGCTGGATGACAACACCGCTCCAGGCTCTGAACACAACGACATCGATCGAGCCATGCTCGAACAAGCGATGCTCGAGCTGCACAGGATTGTGCTGGAAGACGTCGAAGATCAGGAGGCTTCATGCGGCTGA
- a CDS encoding phosphotransferase enzyme family protein, which produces MRFVMADANTRLYPSLDAIAGLFHPPEQITSIDTLGSGNVNDTFLVSLTADAACRAFVMQRLNTSVFEKPELVMRNLLALGTHVQQRLAKEPPELAGRRWEIPTVLPTRDSQGHWVEHNGEFWRSITYIGASTTSDVIRDGGHAREVGYGLGMFHHLISDLPTCDLADTLEGFHITPSYLKHYDTVCRDQSEWLEKRLSLDPRLNSAIDFVERRRDCVDVLEVACARGELQRRPIHGDPKINNVMLDEQSGRAVGLIDLDTVKPGLVHYDIGDCLRSCCNPLGEETLQVELVTFDLNLCRAILEGYLTMGRSFLSDQDFRYLPDCIRLIPFELGLRFLTDYLAGDRYFRTERPAHNLDRALVQFALTQSIEAQGDDLQLMIRELSGAS; this is translated from the coding sequence ATGCGATTCGTTATGGCCGATGCCAATACCAGGCTTTATCCATCGCTTGACGCGATCGCAGGACTGTTTCATCCACCCGAGCAAATCACCTCGATTGACACGCTGGGATCTGGAAACGTGAATGACACGTTTTTGGTGTCCTTGACGGCGGATGCGGCGTGTCGGGCCTTTGTGATGCAGCGTCTGAACACAAGCGTGTTCGAAAAGCCTGAGTTGGTCATGCGCAACTTGCTGGCTCTAGGCACGCATGTACAACAACGTTTGGCTAAAGAGCCTCCTGAATTGGCTGGACGGCGTTGGGAGATTCCAACGGTTCTCCCAACACGCGATAGCCAAGGCCATTGGGTTGAGCACAACGGAGAATTTTGGCGCTCGATCACCTACATCGGAGCGTCTACTACGAGTGATGTGATCCGTGATGGTGGGCATGCGCGAGAGGTGGGGTATGGATTGGGGATGTTCCATCACCTCATCAGTGATTTACCCACTTGCGACCTAGCAGACACCCTGGAAGGCTTTCACATCACTCCGAGCTATCTCAAGCATTACGACACGGTTTGCAGAGATCAATCCGAGTGGCTTGAGAAGCGGTTATCGCTCGATCCGCGGCTCAACAGTGCGATTGATTTCGTGGAACGCCGCCGTGACTGTGTGGATGTGTTGGAGGTTGCCTGCGCTCGCGGCGAACTGCAAAGACGACCGATTCATGGAGACCCCAAAATCAACAATGTGATGCTCGATGAGCAGAGTGGTCGTGCAGTGGGATTGATTGATCTCGATACGGTTAAGCCCGGTTTGGTTCACTACGACATCGGTGATTGCCTGCGTTCTTGTTGCAATCCTCTTGGCGAGGAGACCTTGCAGGTTGAGTTGGTGACGTTTGATCTCAACCTTTGTCGGGCGATTCTTGAGGGTTATCTCACGATGGGTCGATCCTTCCTTTCTGACCAGGATTTTCGCTATCTACCAGACTGCATTCGTTTGATTCCGTTTGAGCTTGGGTTGCGCTTTTTAACCGACTACTTGGCTGGGGATCGTTACTTTCGAACAGAACGACCCGCTCACAATTTGGATCGAGCCTTGGTGCAATTTGCGCTGACTCAATCGATCGAAGCCCAAGGGGATGACCTACAGCTCATGATTCGCGAACTTTCAGGAGCGAGCTGA
- a CDS encoding DOMON-like domain-containing protein, translating to MSRHPVMVRQVCPLLPQDPQESPDLLLSAEFVWREAGILELSYNLRPAQRDGDLFAVSLPLIEPVSVPMHGDRRDELWKQSCFEAFIGVPGSQQYWELNVSPLGHWNLYSFERYRHSGSGFVEALPPSVTVRQTRWDCRCDVVLDLRPWWPIKGMPELGLTMVVEEINGRLSYWALSHPGDAADFHDRRSFLIC from the coding sequence ATGTCGCGCCATCCCGTGATGGTCCGGCAGGTTTGCCCGCTCCTTCCTCAAGACCCCCAAGAATCACCTGATCTCTTGCTTAGCGCTGAGTTTGTCTGGCGTGAAGCAGGCATTCTCGAACTCAGCTACAACCTTCGGCCGGCACAGCGTGATGGAGATTTGTTTGCCGTTTCGCTGCCTTTGATAGAGCCAGTGTCCGTTCCGATGCATGGTGATCGCCGCGATGAGCTTTGGAAGCAAAGTTGCTTTGAGGCGTTCATCGGAGTGCCTGGCTCTCAGCAGTACTGGGAATTAAACGTATCGCCCTTAGGTCACTGGAACCTTTACAGCTTTGAGCGCTACCGCCACTCTGGCTCTGGGTTTGTTGAGGCCTTGCCACCATCCGTGACCGTGCGCCAAACGCGATGGGACTGCCGTTGTGATGTGGTTTTGGATTTACGTCCTTGGTGGCCGATTAAGGGCATGCCAGAACTCGGTCTGACGATGGTTGTGGAGGAAATCAATGGTCGTCTCAGCTACTGGGCTCTTTCCCATCCAGGAGACGCTGCAGACTTTCATGACCGTCGCAGCTTTCTGATCTGTTGA
- a CDS encoding transglycosylase SLT domain-containing protein → MTSVRRLLICLPLLLLPLALGCRRSPALQSTQNQEQDAPEQVEPADLGLPALPTRSDLPRSPSGAHYPLFLANPDQLAQLLSDIELAIRNPDVSAEAIPSLAHHQQVIYRVLSHRSALSDQVRSELDDRWRWVFDQHIAARRAFLAMHRGPASSRLPAWRIQAPAPPDQLLKAYRSASASTGIDWEVLAAVNLVETGMGRIDGISVANAQGPMQFLPTTWTEPGIGRGGDIRDPWDAIHAAARYLVRRGGLQDIRKGLWGYNNSDYYGRAVVHYADLLKRDPLAYRGLYHWQIHYASSAGDLWLHEGYNQPRPTDVLQYLRQNPHSRPSG, encoded by the coding sequence ATGACTTCAGTCCGCCGCCTACTGATTTGTCTTCCCCTGCTGTTGCTCCCCCTGGCCTTGGGCTGTAGGCGCTCACCTGCACTTCAGTCCACCCAGAATCAGGAACAGGACGCCCCTGAACAGGTTGAACCAGCTGATCTCGGGCTTCCGGCGCTTCCTACAAGGTCAGATCTTCCCCGCTCTCCTTCCGGAGCGCACTATCCGCTGTTTCTGGCCAATCCCGATCAGCTTGCTCAATTGTTGTCAGACATTGAGCTTGCCATTCGCAACCCCGACGTTTCTGCTGAGGCCATTCCCTCTCTTGCTCATCATCAGCAGGTGATCTATCGCGTGTTGTCGCATCGCTCTGCTCTCTCTGACCAGGTGCGATCTGAGCTCGATGACCGCTGGCGCTGGGTGTTTGATCAGCACATCGCAGCTCGACGCGCGTTTCTTGCCATGCATCGTGGCCCGGCTTCGTCCAGGCTTCCTGCTTGGCGTATCCAGGCCCCAGCTCCTCCAGATCAATTGCTCAAGGCTTATCGAAGCGCTTCAGCATCTACAGGGATTGATTGGGAAGTGCTGGCGGCTGTGAATTTGGTCGAAACGGGAATGGGTCGCATTGATGGCATTTCCGTCGCCAATGCTCAAGGGCCGATGCAATTTCTACCTACGACCTGGACGGAACCTGGGATTGGCCGTGGTGGTGACATTCGTGATCCTTGGGATGCCATCCATGCAGCTGCGCGCTATTTGGTGCGTCGTGGTGGCCTTCAGGACATCCGAAAAGGACTTTGGGGGTACAACAACAGCGATTACTACGGCAGGGCTGTGGTCCATTACGCCGACCTGCTGAAACGGGATCCTCTCGCTTATCGCGGTTTGTATCACTGGCAAATTCACTACGCCTCTTCGGCCGGTGATCTCTGGCTTCATGAGGGGTATAACCAGCCACGCCCTACCGATGTCTTGCAGTATTTGCGTCAGAACCCGCACAGTCGTCCATCAGGTTGA